A portion of the Microlunatus phosphovorus NM-1 genome contains these proteins:
- a CDS encoding DMT family transporter, whose protein sequence is MTSGGSRGFLLVAMGAALWGTSGIAGAFAARYSSLSWPAISSVRLLLGGLLMLVLTAVTGELRRVGRTPESARRILATGVTTAIYGTAYFQAVPLVGVAVATVVCLGSAPVAVAVYTAIRGRRLPGRSTVFALLAALAGLVLVSNPSTPVGDGRWFAVGLALALLSGLAFAATTVVNQRTVPGLSPRTLIATSLTLAGLLSAPLGLLGGADFATLTAPAWAAIAFLVIFQTVIAYLAYYGGLQAGLPATTAVIVLLIEPLTATVLAVLVLDEQLTLPVLLGIVLLMLAVVLVRPVRKIQPVRKTAAPTAGEKSG, encoded by the coding sequence GTGACCTCGGGAGGTTCGCGAGGTTTCCTGCTGGTGGCGATGGGTGCAGCCTTGTGGGGGACGAGCGGTATCGCGGGTGCCTTCGCGGCCAGGTACAGCTCTCTGTCCTGGCCGGCCATCTCGTCGGTGCGGCTGCTGCTCGGTGGGCTGCTGATGCTGGTCTTGACGGCGGTCACCGGCGAGCTCCGTCGGGTGGGGCGCACGCCTGAATCGGCGCGCCGCATCCTCGCGACGGGGGTGACGACGGCGATCTATGGCACGGCCTACTTCCAGGCGGTGCCGCTGGTCGGCGTCGCGGTCGCGACCGTGGTCTGTCTCGGTTCGGCACCGGTCGCGGTGGCGGTCTACACGGCCATTCGGGGGCGCCGACTGCCGGGCCGATCGACAGTGTTCGCGTTGCTGGCGGCGCTCGCCGGACTGGTGCTGGTGAGCAACCCGAGCACGCCGGTCGGTGACGGTCGATGGTTCGCCGTCGGACTGGCGTTGGCGCTGCTCTCCGGCCTGGCGTTCGCGGCCACCACCGTCGTCAACCAGCGCACCGTCCCGGGTCTGAGCCCGCGCACATTGATCGCCACCTCCCTCACCCTGGCCGGTCTGCTGTCGGCGCCGCTGGGCCTGCTGGGCGGAGCCGACTTCGCCACGCTGACCGCGCCGGCCTGGGCGGCGATCGCGTTCCTGGTGATCTTCCAGACCGTCATTGCCTACCTCGCCTACTACGGTGGCTTGCAGGCCGGTCTGCCCGCGACCACGGCGGTGATCGTCTTGCTGATCGAGCCATTGACCGCAACGGTGCTCGCCGTGCTGGTCCTGGACGAGCAGCTCACCCTGCCGGTGTTGCTCGGGATCGTGCTGCTGATGCTCGCGGTCGTACTCGTCCGACCTGTCCGCAAGATCCAACCGGTACGCAAGACAGCGGCACCGACCGCGGGCGAGAAATCCGGCTGA
- the trpS gene encoding tryptophan--tRNA ligase: MSSDTHRPRALSLAQSTSDSLHLGNYLGALRQWVPMQDDFEAFYGVADLHALTVDQDPAQRREQALLVAAQMLAAGIDPQRSVVFLQSQVPEHTQLAWVLTCLTGFGQASRMTQFKDKAAKAGADAANVGLFTYPILMAADILLYQADKVPVGEDQRQHLELTRDLAVRFNARYGETFVVPEPYIIRAVGKIQDLADPTAKMSKSSVSPAGLINLLDEPKANIKKIKSAVTDSERTIVFDEVNKPGVSNLLTILSALSDSSVDDVVADFEGKGYGDLKGAVADAVTAFAAPFRERTLQLMGERSELMGILADGAERARDVASKTVADVYAKVGLLPAR, from the coding sequence ATGTCCTCCGATACCCATCGACCTCGCGCGCTCTCCCTCGCCCAGTCGACCTCCGACTCGCTGCATCTGGGCAACTATCTGGGGGCGCTGCGGCAGTGGGTGCCGATGCAGGACGACTTCGAGGCGTTCTACGGCGTCGCCGACCTGCATGCCTTGACCGTGGACCAGGATCCGGCGCAGCGGCGGGAGCAGGCGCTGCTGGTCGCCGCTCAGATGCTGGCGGCCGGCATCGACCCGCAGCGGTCGGTGGTGTTCCTCCAGTCGCAGGTGCCCGAGCACACCCAGCTGGCCTGGGTGTTGACCTGCTTGACCGGGTTCGGTCAGGCCAGCCGGATGACCCAGTTCAAGGACAAGGCGGCCAAGGCAGGCGCCGATGCTGCCAACGTCGGGCTGTTCACGTACCCGATCCTGATGGCCGCCGACATCCTGCTCTATCAGGCCGACAAGGTGCCGGTGGGTGAGGACCAGCGGCAGCACTTGGAGCTGACCCGGGACCTGGCGGTCCGGTTCAACGCGCGCTACGGCGAGACCTTCGTCGTCCCGGAGCCGTACATCATTCGCGCGGTCGGCAAGATCCAGGACCTCGCCGACCCGACCGCGAAGATGAGCAAGTCGAGCGTGTCGCCGGCCGGGCTGATCAACCTGCTGGACGAGCCGAAGGCCAACATCAAGAAGATCAAGTCCGCGGTCACCGACTCGGAGCGCACGATCGTCTTCGACGAGGTCAACAAGCCGGGGGTGAGCAACTTGTTGACCATCCTCAGCGCACTGTCGGACAGTTCGGTGGACGACGTGGTCGCCGACTTCGAGGGCAAGGGATATGGCGATTTGAAGGGTGCGGTGGCTGACGCCGTGACCGCGTTCGCTGCGCCGTTCCGGGAGCGCACCCTGCAGTTGATGGGGGAGCGCAGCGAGCTGATGGGGATCCTGGCCGATGGTGCCGAGCGGGCCCGGGATGTCGCCTCGAAGACCGTTGCAGACGTCTATGCCAAGGTCGGGTTGTTGCCGGCGCGCTGA
- a CDS encoding cysteine hydrolase family protein: MSDASTRFRKLEPWLVVIDPQNIFAAPDSDWASPFFADAIVNIRRLAADFGDRVLVTRWLPTADRDTSWGDYFLAWPFADEPPTDPLFDLVPEACDLSPHPTLDRPTFGKWGPEMEAVVGHAPRVVLTGVSTDCCVISTALAAADAGAYAIIAADACAGSTAENHAAALQVMGLYPPQLTVSDTASILAAHGG, encoded by the coding sequence ATGAGCGACGCCTCGACGAGGTTTCGGAAGCTCGAGCCCTGGCTGGTCGTGATCGACCCGCAGAACATCTTCGCCGCGCCTGACTCGGACTGGGCGTCACCGTTCTTCGCCGACGCGATCGTCAACATCCGGCGCCTCGCCGCCGACTTCGGCGACCGGGTGCTGGTCACCCGCTGGCTGCCGACCGCCGATCGTGACACCTCGTGGGGCGACTACTTCCTCGCCTGGCCGTTTGCCGACGAGCCGCCCACCGATCCGCTGTTCGATCTGGTGCCGGAGGCCTGTGACCTCTCCCCGCATCCGACGCTCGACCGGCCGACGTTCGGGAAATGGGGTCCGGAGATGGAAGCGGTCGTCGGCCACGCTCCGCGCGTCGTGCTGACCGGAGTGTCGACGGACTGCTGCGTGATCTCCACGGCATTGGCCGCTGCGGACGCCGGGGCGTACGCGATCATCGCAGCAGATGCCTGCGCCGGCTCGACGGCGGAGAACCATGCCGCGGCGCTGCAGGTGATGGGTCTCTACCCGCCGCAACTGACGGTCTCCGACACCGCATCCATCCTGGCCGCGCACGGCGGCTGA
- a CDS encoding VOC family protein, producing MDRPRLQVTSVTIGADDPHSLASFYRELLGYRMTADDPATGDDPGWAQLRPPDGVGFPTLNFEGERQFRRPVWPAVSGEQNATQHLDIWVDDLAEATDWAIACGAVLAESQPQDDVRVLFDPSGHPFCLFL from the coding sequence ATGGACCGACCACGACTCCAGGTGACCTCCGTCACCATCGGCGCCGACGATCCGCACAGCTTGGCGAGCTTCTATCGCGAACTGCTGGGCTACCGGATGACCGCCGACGATCCGGCGACCGGCGATGACCCGGGCTGGGCGCAGCTCAGACCACCCGACGGAGTGGGATTCCCCACTCTCAATTTCGAGGGCGAACGCCAGTTCCGGCGACCGGTCTGGCCGGCTGTCTCAGGCGAGCAGAACGCAACTCAGCACCTGGACATCTGGGTCGACGACCTCGCCGAGGCGACCGACTGGGCCATCGCCTGCGGCGCAGTGCTCGCGGAGTCACAGCCGCAAGACGACGTACGGGTGCTGTTCGACCCGAGCGGGCACCCATTCTGCCTGTTCCTCTGA